CTAAGCGGTCAGACCTCTCTGACTGAGATTCACCTGGTGGACAGCAATGACAACACTGTGAGAGCCCTGGCCAGCGCTGTCCAGAAAACGTTCAATGACCTGCACCCAAAAATGATGCCTCTGCAAGGTGCACATAGGGGAAATGGACATCGAGGACGCGGGCAACAGGGAAGTGAACGACGGGGAAGAGGACAACATAGTTACAGACATCAAGGACCTGGATATCAGGGACAGTCACCACGGGGACATGGGCAATGGGGACAAAGCAGAAGAGtgggaggagaaggtagagggggagcaggaggtagtggaggagcagaaggtagaggaggaggtggaggtagaggaggaggagaaggtagagggggaggagaaggtagaggaggaggtggaggtagaggaggacatGGATATAGGGGAGGAGGAGTTAGAGACAGCATAACTCAAAGAAATTATCATGAAAACcaagaggagcagaggagagagtacGGCCAAGAGAGGACGTTTGAGGGGGCAGGCAGTGGGGAAATCCTACAGACCAATCACACACAAGAGGGTCTGAAGATCATTCTGAGGAAGGGAAATATCCAGGAGGTATATGTGAGTACACATACTGTAGTTATCAGAGCACCACATAAACCATTGATACGTGTATTATAAGTAGTACATCAGATAACCCAGAGTATAAGGTGTATAATTTGTTTACTTTTCATTCTACTCTTCTTTATCTGGAATGACAGCTGTCTTGTCATAATTTAAGTTTGAATAGAAATACATAGCTGTCCCCTTCTCGCTTCATGAATGTTTGGCCATTTGTTTTGAAACCTCTAGTCTGAGGGCATCGTCAACACCATCTCTGAGGATTTGGACCTGAGTAAAGGTGCTGTGTCCAATGCTATCCTAAAGGCAGCCGGTCCTGGGCTCCAATCAGCAGCCACAGATGAGGCTCGCGTCAACAGATTGGCCTATGGTGACGTTGTGGTCACCGACGGTTACAACCTGCGATGTCAGAGGGTGATCCATACTGTCTGCCCCCATTGGGACCAGGGAGCTGGCTCAGCAGAGAAGGTAAGCTATGAGTTTTTGACAGTGTTTAATTTGTAAATCGGGAGGTCCCAGAACACATAGTGAGTGTGAGGGGTGGGGGTATCCGGAGGGCTCTGAGGTACTGGAACACATTGagaaaaaaagtgtcaaacacaACGTAGCACCACAGCAGACAGAGTAAACAGCCAAATAGCCTACTGTCTATGTTGGTTAAATAGGCAGCACTCTCCAAGGTGCTGTTCTCTCCAAGGTGCTGATTAATTGAAAGCATGTTAAAAGTCACTGCAGTATGCCCACATACTTGAGTATAGCTGCAGGGCTTACGCAAGTCCATATTTCTTATAGTCTAATTTTCTAGACATCGATGTATAGCAACATTTTTAGACGACACTGCAGAACACCCGCCAATGCACACATACTCAGCTGTGGGGCTCACAAGACCCCAATTTAATATCATTTTCAAGACATCAATGTAGCAGTAGAACAAATATCACAATATCAGAATATaacttcaaataaaataaatctcTGTAGGCTACAGCAGAACACACATATGAGAATATATATGCCTCCTGCCATTGTGATAATATGAAGCACATATTCAGATCCcccgcacctgaatataaaccgcacccactgaatttaaaaaaaatatgtatttagtacataaataagccgcacatgtctataagccacAGATGCCTATCGGTACATTGAACcaaatgaactttacacagcctttaaacgaaacacggcttgtaacaaaaataaatggacttttaaacgaaacacggcttgtaacaaaaataaataggctttcacgaaacacggcttgtaacaaaaatttaaaaaataccagtaaacagtagcctaccaagaaagtcattggtcactatcttcctcctcctgtgcactgaaaccactgaagtcatcttcttcggtgtcggagttgaatagcctcagaattgcttcatctgatgttggatcgttttcattgtcgctctcgtcactttcatccaGAGGCAaattcaacacgcagcagtccagcctttcaaaacccgttgatgatagtggattttttgataatgctccacgctgtcagcagctctatttccttttccaacagccagatcgatcgccttcaacttgaaagctgcatcatatgcatttctctgtgtgtttgccatgttgagggtgacaaaatgactaccgtaatcagaatgatgggaagtgtgagcgcgctcgatttacgtcacattatgtgacggtgctcagttttttgacggcatgaatcttgtgaaagcgggaaaaatccataaattagccgcgtcattgtataaaccgcgaggttcaaagcgtgggaaAAAAGTAGTGGCTTATAGTCCGGAAACTACGGTACTTTCACAGTACAGAACAAGTTTGTAAAGGAAAAAAATGTCCTACCTTAGTTTTCCAAACCTCCAGCAAATACTCTCCCCATGTCAAGTCCATTTAACTCCTGAGAGTCCATTTCTTGCTCAAAGCCATGAGCGGGCCTGTGGCTGTGCCCTTTAGCCTCCTCCTAAGGCTTTTCTGAAGACTGGCTATTTTTTTATTGTCCTCTTTAGCCTCATCTACAAGACTTGCTGCCACCAAATGTTCCCTGGTTCGGGCATGTTCAAAAACCTTGTTATACGTCTGAGGCATAGATGTTAACTTACTGTACATTGCACCCACTCTTTTGCTAGTTTGATCCCTCCAGTCGTTTCTAGACCCAAGCTATCTTCCTTTTTGCATGTGGTACAGCCCAACTTTGAATTATGAATGACAAGCATGGGGTTATGTGTTTGCTTGAACTGCAAATTGCACCTGACCGAGCACTTTGTCTGTGGATGCACTGCCCCCCACCTCCCAGCTCCCCGTCTGCCTCTCCATCTGAGTCTGACTCTCTAGTAGGCCTACTAGCTAGTGGAGGTGCCGGTGGTGATGCTGAACTGTTGGGATTAGCAGCACTGCGAGCTTAGGCATTGCCATCGGGAACAGTTTGCACCTCACTCCTCCTGCACTGACAGTTCTCTGGTTTTTTTTGGTTCAATTGACCATCTTTCTCTAGATTTTTGGACTTCAAAAATGTCAAACTCGATTGCcttttctttccattttttatttggcTTTCCCAAGATTCAAATTCAGTAGGGAGCCTAGGCTACGTAACGTGATTACGTAGGGACCTCTTCACTAGCTGACCACTTACCAAGACCTGTGTCGAGATCAGTTACttaccccaccctctctcccaatAACCTTTATGTACAAATAAGAGAGCAGGTCTGGAATCAGTGTGGCAGGAAAGGATGAAGGATCCCCACGCTTTTACATGGTCTTTCTGTTGGGAAGGAGAAATAACGAGGAGGCAACTTGATTTAACACTGATCGCTTTTATTAGAATGTATACAGGGCGAACATTGAAACAATTAATAAATCATGTGAGAGGTACCGGATCCGTCCACATAGGTGCCGGAACAAACCAAGTCAAATCTGATAGATGCCGGAACAGGTTCCAGCTCAAATTAAGTACTGGTTATTGAGAGTGCATAGAAAGGTTTTAGTAAATTGTTTCTAAAATTGTCCATGTGTTTGTGATTTAAGATATTGAGAACGATGATCAGAGATTGCCTGAGTGAGGCAGAGAAGCATAGGCTGGCATCCCTGTCTTTCCCTGCCATTGGAACTGGGAACATGGGATTCCCTAAGGGCCTGGTGTCCAAGCTTCTTCTGCAGGAGGTCAAAGACTTCAGCCAGAGAAGAAACTCCACACACCTTAAAGAGGTGGCCATCGTGGTCCACCCCAGCGACACCCAAACTGTGGATGTAAGTTTGAAGATGGAAAATGGTTTAAAGGGGGATTCAGTGTTTATCATCACACAGAGGTAGTATTGTTGCATAACCTCACCtttttcagtgtgtgttgtgCTCTTAGATATGTTTGATATATCTCCTGTTTACAGTGCTTTGTCAGGGAATTCAAAAGTCAGACACAAGGGTATACTTGGCAGAGTTCACAAGGTTCCGACCAATCACGACATTCCAAATCTCATGTTGGCCAATCACAGCAGCCCTCTGGTAAGCTTAATTCACAGCCTTCAAAGTCTCCCCAAAAATATTCAACCACTGAGACCCTGCTGCCTCTTTAGAGCATGTCTGTTTCCACAGAACCCCCTTGTCTAAACATGTTATTTTCATTAGGCGCAGGCTTCTTTGGACAGGTATCATCCCCTTCTCTGGGTGTGTACAGCATGCAGATGGGTCACATGACCTTTGAAGTGTCATCAGGAGACATCACCAAGGAGACCAGTGACATCATTGTCAACTCCTCCAATAAGGACTTTAACCTCAAATCAGGTGACTTGTACCTCTGACAATACCATAGGTGCAGTAACCAATGTTTCATGTTTATGAGGCTACTAAGACAAATACTAAGGAACACCTTATAAGGATGTTTAACATGTACACATCTGAAATGTTGGACATCCAAATTAACAGTGTTTACAGCTACACAATCAGAAAGCAAGCTAAATCCCATACACCCCCACAGACACACAACTTATTTAATGGTTAAATTGTTGACTTAGAATAAAGAGCCATATTGTACTAATGTCTTTGTTTCTTCAGGTGTATCCAAATCCATTTTAGAAGGAGCTGGATTGAAGGTGGAGTTGGAGTGCTCAGAGATTGGTGTGTATCCGTGTCCTTGAGTCAACATATACTGTAGTCATGTTTCTGGTCAAGGAGACTGGTGTCATGTTGGATATGAATGAGATGATATTTCAGCACTGTTTGATACTGTCTGGTAAAAGTCTACAGTCAGTTTCCAATCCATGGGTCCTACAACACTGGTGTGCATTGATTTGACCTTTTAGTCACTTAGATTCTTGACATCGAAACCTTTCCTTTTATGCTTTTCTACAGTCAGATCCCCAAGCTTCCAACCATGCAGGATGATCATGACATCAGCAGGATCTCTCCCATGCAAACACATCATGCACATTGTGGGACAGAATGACCCTGACATCATTAAAGAGACTGTGTACAATGTTCTCAAGAAGTGTGAGGAGCGAAAGTTCACCTCAGTGTCCTTCCCAGCGCTTGGAACAGGTACTCTGCTTTAATGGTCTTTATTGGACTACACTGTTTTGTGTAGATGCATGTTTTTATTGTACTTGttgcctgttctgttgtgttctttGTTTCTACTGTGAGGTTGTAAAGTGGCCATATGCTTTGCTTCCATGTGCTCTGAATGGGACTACCTGCTCCTCATAATGACTACCTGCTCCTCATAATGACTACTTGCTCCTCATAATGACGACCTGCTCCTCATAATGACTACCTGCTCCTCATAATGACGACCTGCTCCTCATAATGACTACCTGCTCCTCATAATGACTACATGCTCCTCATAATGACAACCTGCTCCTCATAATGACTACCTGCtactggtcctgtgtggctcagtcggtagagcatggcgcttgcaacgccaagcgccgtgggttcgattcccgctggggccacccatatgtaaaagtagtggccccagccgacttgtaagtcgctttggacaaaagcgtctgctaaatgggatatatatatatatactcataaTGACTACCTGCTCCTTATAATGACTACCTGCTCCTCATAATGACTACCTGGTCCTCAAAATGACTACCTGCTACTTTTCTTAGCCTAATTTTCAAATACTCTTGTTCTTTCTACGTCTTTTTCCCCAAATATACTATGCCACTTTTACTGTTCCTTTCATATTTTCCTTGTCTCCTTCCCTTCCATATTTGTCTTGTGATTAGTCACTCTCATGGACAGATTTGCTTCCATCATGTCATTGTCTATCTGTActtctgtctccatctgtctttctTTTTGCCTCCATAGCCATGTCATTGTGTGTCtgcctccgtctgtctgtctgtcaggccaGGGTGGGGCGAGTCCCTCTGCTGTTGCGGACGCCATGATTGACGCAGTGGTGGACTTTGTGAAGAAGAAAAAGGGACAGTTTGTGAGAAGTGTGAAGATCCTGATATTCCAGACTGCCATGGTGACTGAGTTCCACAAGAGCatgaagaggagagtgggagagggagtggaggaaaaGGGCATTTTTACCAGGTTTAAAGGTCAGTGAGAATGGAAGTGTGCGAGGTAGAAGACAATATGAGCTTAATGTGTACTAATACAATAGTTATTATAATCATAAGTGACATTTATGTTATGTGTGCTGTTTCTTCATAGATACACTGACAACCTACTTTATGGGACCCAGTGATGAGTGCTCTGCCCGTGAGAACTTTGTCATGGCGGGAGAGGAGTTTGCCCCGACCGTGTTCCAGCTGTGTGCAGAGAGCCCCCAGGCTGTGAGCCGTGCCCGGGACTGGGTTGAAAACCTCATAGTGAAGGAGCAAACTGAGAAAACCATCAAGAACCCGTACATCAACCAGCTGAGCCAGGGGGATGTGGAGAAGTTGCAGGCCATGCAGAGGGAGCTGACGGTCAGGATACGCCTGGAGAAGAAGGGCCCAGACTCCCTGATCCGCCTGGAGGGCCTGAGCCGCGATGTGCTTACAGCAGACGGCCTCATCAGGGACATGGTCCTGGACCAGGAGAGGGCAGAGAACCGCAGACAGGCAGCTTTCCTGGTGAGCAGCCTGGTGGAGTGGCAGTACAAAGACCACAGTGGAACAATGGTGTCTTTTGACATGCTCACCAACTACATCCTGGAGGAGGCTGTGAGAGACAACAGCAAAGTGACAATCAAGATCAACAATGAGGATTATAAGGCAAATGTAGCCCACAAGAGAGCTGTCAAGATTGGGGGCAGAAGAGAAATTGAGTTATTGAGAAAAGACCTGAAAGGTGAGTTCATCCATACAAATCCTCATCTGTCTGGACTGCATTAATATTAAATTATGTAGAACGGTGATATTAAATATAAAAGAATGTGTTCTTTTTGTGTCATTTTGTGGTTGCATACAGTGTATCAGGCGTCCCCAACCTTTTCTAGAACAAGAGCTAATTTAAATATAGCTTTAAAATAGGCACATTCTTCTCGTACCGTTTACCCTACAACTCATCCCCGTGTCCTTGGTGTACAAGATATGTTTTGTGTCAaaatacctggtaaaataatggttaataaGCAGTATTTGGCATGACAGGATCCATACAATTCTCCATTAAATTATCTTGTATTTTCCATAATTCTGTTTTCTCTGTTTTATTTATTCTCAATATTACAATGATTCATAGAGAATCAACAAAGTGATGTTCTGAGTGCAGGTCAATGCTTACCTCACATCAGAAGACCATTTttggggtaaaaaaaataaatagattTGAGTGTTATTCACCTTTATTTGTGCATCTAGCAAGAGAGGAATGTGTCGTTCTAGCAATGTTTTTCTGCGGTTCGGCCTACTGCTGCAGCACATGTCATGGAACTGAGTATATCATCAATATGTATTTAAAGTTGTGAATGATTGAGTCTTTTTAATGACAATACTTATTGTGTAATAATTTGATCACTAAATGCCAAACTCTTTTGTCTAGACGATACATCAGTGTCTCTACCTCCACACTGGGATGACATGAAGGGTTCCCTCTTAATGCTGGTCCCACTAACTCCAGGATCCAAGGGATACAATGACGTAGAGAAGGAATTTCGGAAGACTTTACTCAACACCATCCTTACAGTATGTTTGTAAAAATGTATACCAGAATTTCACTTGCATTCCACAATAGACTGATTTTCTATGGTGATGTTATATGAAAAGCCTCACATTTGACGAATTTGATGTTAGGAATCCCTCAACTATCTTTTTTTAAGACAATCATTTTAATTGTGTTTGCTGCTACATTAAAGACAGCAAAGCGTTTGGGATTTTCTTTTAAAGAATGGAACTGTAATTCCTGGAACCAGTGAAATGTGTAATTCCTATTCCTTTGCTGTTCGTTACGTATTTAGTTAGGTGGGATTTCACTTCAGTAATAAATAAATCACTGTCGATTTATACATGTGTTTCGTTTGCTATTCGAAGATTGAACAAGTCCAGAACGAATCACTGTGGAAAAGCTACCAGATAAGAAAGAAACTCCTGGAAGAGAAGAACAAGCACACAAATAACGAGAAACTGCTGTTCCATGGCACCAGTTCTGACTCCATCACCCAGATCAACAACCATGGCTTCAATCGCAGCTACGCTGGAACACATGGTATGAGAATGGTCTCATGGAAACATGTCTGATGACCAATATGCTTTACTGTTATATTGAGACCTCTTCCAAAGAGAGGAGGAGCTTGATGTTGAGACATAAATCCATTTGATCAATTCTGtatcattgttgttaatttttttACAACTCTTTAAGAACAATATGTTTTTCGTCCAGGTGCTGCAATTGGCAATGGTTCATACTTTGCTGTGAACTCCAGTTATTCAGCAAGGGGATATTCTAAAGCTGATGCACAAGGGAACAAGCGCATGTACCTGGCCAGGGTTCTTGTTGGAGACTACACTCAGGGAAAAGCAGGCTTGATTGTTCCTCCTGCCAAACCTTCAGGGAAGGATGCTGATTTGTACGACAGTGTCACAGACAACACCTCCAATCCAACCATGTTTGTGATCTTCAATGATGTGCAGGCTTATCCAGAGTTCCTCATCACATTCCAGTAAATCAGATTTAACTGTACCTTCATTAGTATATCAATACTTCACAACAAATTGCATATGTCTGTGTGAAGGGTTTTAATGGTATGGGAGCTAGTTGTTATAGCCATGTCTGAGGTTAGACATCCTTAGAAAACTTACTCTTTATAGACATAAATGATATTGCTTAGGCCCTGGGCCCGGTTGCATAAAATATCTTAAATTAATTTTGTCCTTGTATTTTCCCTTACATTTTCCTTAAGTTTAAGTCAGTTGCACAAACATTTTAAGGTGAATTTCCCCCTTAAATTAAGTGGAAAAGTTAAGGGTGCGAATGAGGTCCCTTAATAAGTGCTTaattcagtatggatatcaatgttAACAGCATTTGTGGAGGTGGATGTTGCTTTCCTCTGCCCTGGATTCAAAAGTAAAACCTCCACCACCAGCTAACAATATAAGCTGCACATTCCATGGCGACAccgctagctggctagctaactacCAACCCTAAGTTAGCTTGACGTAATAGAAACAAGTTGAGAAAAAAGATactaaaataaacatattttgtTATCTTCTCAATCAATTTGTTTCTCTGGTCTTGAATGTAGAAGTTCAATTTTGTGATCTCCCAACATAAATGCAATCTTTTTGACAAGGTATTCTGTCAGGGTGTTTCCATGGATACCAGAGACTCTTTCCACATGCATGCCTTCAAACTACCATAAAACCCTTACATTTTGCCCTTACCTAAGGAAATGTTTGAGTGGCTCTGTGCAACAGCCTTAATTCTCTTCGGTAAGGGAAAGTTATTCCTTAAGGTAAACCCTTAACGAGGTGTGTCTAATTAGCACAATAAAAACATCCCCATAACAACCAGTCGGTTTAAACAAGAGATACAGTATCTGTTTTTTTCACTGCATGTGCCAatgtcgcacttccgcatctgcagtgaaaggtgacagCTAGaatggtgtttgtcagaccatgagacatcccgaaaatcatcGGTCTTCTAACACAATCGTCTATAGTGCCCAAACAATTTGGCCTAGAAAACTATTATGTGGAAAGGTAATGTAGCGACTAATATTCTTGCAAACACGTACATGTCGATGAGacacacgatggtgttctccattttgctctacgacccaCACACTAATTGGACCCCTCTGGCGCACGAGACTAATGAACATGTCAGTTGTTCTGCTCTAGGACGCCCACTGGCCTCacgactcgtctgaaggtcccccCAGTTGAAATAATtaatggaagtatatatggaaaCTGTttagttaaaaaaaatgtttactgaCCTTATATctttcagatataggacagacacttcagaacaaagttcCTTTAGAATTTttggggactatctgttgttccatgaaGTGATTCTGTTATttaatgtgtttgtatgggctaatagcaataatgtccccccaaaaatgtaatcaaatcatttgttatatatattttctatgacacttcaaggggtcttaaaattccaaatcaaatagctaaatgatcctttgTATGagcttcttaaaacaattccatatagcttagacGGAGCTTAGTCTGTAGAGGGTTAACGGAAACACTCAATATGTTTTATGGAACCGGGCCCTGAGCTGACTGCAATTAAGGACAATTGCATTTACTGTAAGTTTATTTCTGGACTGGGTGACAGACATTTTCTGTTTCAAGACAAGGCATGACAACTAACATGGAATTTGCTAGCTATAGCAAAAATATACTGTCTGGAATCCAGGCTATCATATCACTCTTAAACAAATTTACCAGTCATTGTCTGTCTTCGGCTATTTTCTGGGTCCATGTTCCTTTTGATTTTGTTGTTTCGCCACATTTTAAATAATGTTATCTGGTAGTTGTCTAggttaatatactgtactgtgtcatGCCTGACAGTGCCTACaccttaaataaaaatacattggcAAGTGACTTTTAAATAACATTTTTAGATAGGTCATTAACATTGATATGCACAAACCGATTAAAATTAATTCCATTAGTTTTGTGTCACCTCTGTTCTTGTGTGGATGACTTTACATAAGTCCTTGcctacagtggtggaaaaagtacccaactgtcatacatgagtaaaagtaaagacaccATAATAGAAAGCCATccggtaaaatactacttgagcaaaagtatttgttttaaaatatacttaagtatcaaaagtaaaagtataaataatttcaaattccttatattaagcaaaccagatggcaccatttgattgtttttttaattgacataaaagccaggggcacactcagacatcatttagaggcagtagggatgaccagggatgtttgtGAATTTTACTATTTTCCTGCCCTGCtaagtattcaaaatgtaacgag
This region of Oncorhynchus masou masou isolate Uvic2021 chromosome 8, UVic_Omas_1.1, whole genome shotgun sequence genomic DNA includes:
- the LOC135544357 gene encoding protein mono-ADP-ribosyltransferase PARP14-like; its protein translation is MRGETMDEYPYPITVDVSWTNSVSKGIQNKLQIYFQSKKKSSGGDCLVHYQDQRSTRATVYFKSEDVRERVLSRDNHEITVDNGTVKLRLSSSSGENRKEACTLSLGATSNELSDVSSEAQEAPNSESGPGEGGGAEVSPQSSAVVLERVPENMPREMLTLLVETLSGLQEDNFSLEVISETNRAVVTFNNPKDVERFLTESKSNKSFQKQGLIGRLLERCQSVRVENLTSNIPEEMLVLYFEKWAGPAKDIIMFHEEQACIVTFHTAEVVETTLNKHHVIGKVPVNVYPYYESLSTALYGKERPMWKMPDPFKECVHSAVWKFLSMKRQLSPITDQMKAHFCEVNMDTPEVKLSPLPTLLRQKGLTSEYVDGWKQNALIVFRDIMAQYAVFECFASAPAWKAAEKEVRSVVKEDAVLAMDASKGSLTVAGLAEDTKRLQGPVKDLMQRAMSRIERQRDGISEEMDMSPAMFYILQQEGLLKCAANEAPEMGFSYRDDTKKLVLSGLVAEVYKMKNWILERKLKMNKKQLKLDPQLLDFLQSVDSMEMSQDLFTSRGINAVYRVEGGKVLLTGSSDRALADAEQRVKTALSLQSLMVEDQEVLRKPEWKDLNNQLVDAYNSLKKRTVVIKLHPESRDRIIVSGFLDPVREVSNRLRDFVENYSRVEEAVRVKSCAVVKFIQENKSQEWKHFAKRDEVNVHFDPRRPKIVLSGARLYVKKVKETFQKMVAPFCTDELTIMKPGARKYFQEKGKMFVSMAMKEHGCVVLLQEDYMLEEEEGDDEDGEEGFGPSSCCEVRTHNGILVSVSKADICKFKVDAVVNAANEDLQHIGGLALALLKAAGPRLQELSDQHVRNNRRLQPGDAIVTDAGNLPCKYVVHAVGPRFTHFDQGTAIQRLKQAVNESLREAAKVNCSTVAVPAVSSGIFGFPLDLCTETIAVAVRDYCENLSGQTSLTEIHLVDSNDNTVRALASAVQKTFNDLHPKMMPLQGAHRGNGHRGRGQQGSERRGRGQHSYRHQGPGYQGQSPRGHGQWGQSRRVGGEGRGGAGGSGGAEGRGGGGGRGGGEGRGGGEGRGGGGGRGGHGYRGGGVRDSITQRNYHENQEEQRREYGQERTFEGAGSGEILQTNHTQEGLKIILRKGNIQEVYSEGIVNTISEDLDLSKGAVSNAILKAAGPGLQSAATDEARVNRLAYGDVVVTDGYNLRCQRVIHTVCPHWDQGAGSAEKILRTMIRDCLSEAEKHRLASLSFPAIGTGNMGFPKGLVSKLLLQEVKDFSQRRNSTHLKEVAIVVHPSDTQTVDCFVREFKSQTQGYTWQSSQGSDQSRHSKSHVGQSQQPSGAGFFGQVSSPSLGVYSMQMGHMTFEVSSGDITKETSDIIVNSSNKDFNLKSGVSKSILEGAGLKVELECSEIVRSPSFQPCRMIMTSAGSLPCKHIMHIVGQNDPDIIKETVYNVLKKCEERKFTSVSFPALGTGQGGASPSAVADAMIDAVVDFVKKKKGQFVRSVKILIFQTAMVTEFHKSMKRRVGEGVEEKGIFTRFKDTLTTYFMGPSDECSARENFVMAGEEFAPTVFQLCAESPQAVSRARDWVENLIVKEQTEKTIKNPYINQLSQGDVEKLQAMQRELTVRIRLEKKGPDSLIRLEGLSRDVLTADGLIRDMVLDQERAENRRQAAFLVSSLVEWQYKDHSGTMVSFDMLTNYILEEAVRDNSKVTIKINNEDYKANVAHKRAVKIGGRREIELLRKDLKDDTSVSLPPHWDDMKGSLLMLVPLTPGSKGYNDVEKEFRKTLLNTILTIEQVQNESLWKSYQIRKKLLEEKNKHTNNEKLLFHGTSSDSITQINNHGFNRSYAGTHGAAIGNGSYFAVNSSYSARGYSKADAQGNKRMYLARVLVGDYTQGKAGLIVPPAKPSGKDADLYDSVTDNTSNPTMFVIFNDVQAYPEFLITFQ